The Pirellulaceae bacterium genomic interval ACATCTTGGAACGCTGCTGGTAACTCACGACGAACACTTTGCTCGACCCATTCCGGACGATTAAAGACACTGCTGCTCTCGGTCGATTGTTCATCGAATACCAGACTCCGCTGACAGACCATCTGCCAATCAATCTCGCGTCGGAGCAGTTTTCTCCAACGCAAACCCAATTCGCGTTGCGTTGCATCGCTACTTTGATCCCAGCGAGCTACGTCGACCAACAACGATGATTCGGTGAATTGTTGGTAAGCTTGCAGTTGCTCTAACGGAGATTCAGGAAAGAAATAGTTTCGGCTTTCAACAAATAAGTCCGCCAAGGTCAAGTCGATGGCTCGAACCGTTCGGTGAAAATAAATAGTTCGAAACAACTCAGCTCGTGCTGACATGAAACGAATTAACGCTTCAATCCCCCGGTCATGGATGGTCAATCCCCGATCGGTGAAAAAGCTGTAATGCAGCAGGCGTTCCAGATCAAACGCCCGTTGGCTGTACCCTGACATGTAGGCATCGCGAAGCACAAAATCCAAATTGTCGATCGTGTAGATTCCGCTCAGTAAGCTGCGAATTAACGTCAGCCAACGAGGTCGCCCCTTCGCATCTTGCTCTCCCTTCGGTCGACAAATCACCCAAGCAATTTGGTCAGGATCAAGCGTCTCATCATCCGCCAGACTGCTGTTGGGATTCCGTCTGACGAGCTGCAACAGAGGACCTAGCTCATCTCGAATGATGCGCGCGCCAAGAATCTCGTGATTGAGTTCATGCCGAGATAAAAAATGTTCGTCAAAAAAATGTCCGAAAGGACCGTGACCGACATCGTGAAGCAAGCCGGCCATGCGGAGGAGAGATTCCACATATCCGCGACTGGGGATTTCCTCCCCCGACGCTTGGCAACTCGACTTCAGACTGTCGTAAAGCTGCTCGATTACCCGACTGGCCAAATGCATTACCCCCAATACATGTTGGAAACGCGTATGTTCGGCAGAAGGAAAGACCCACCAAGCGGTTTGCAATTGATGGAT includes:
- a CDS encoding HD domain-containing protein — its product is MNFAGCWTCYHYLRNNSAMSQEYQENLSYDPIHGYIAFTADAAEGELSERDIIDHPWVQRLRQIHQLQTAWWVFPSAEHTRFQHVLGVMHLASRVIEQLYDSLKSSCQASGEEIPSRGYVESLLRMAGLLHDVGHGPFGHFFDEHFLSRHELNHEILGARIIRDELGPLLQLVRRNPNSSLADDETLDPDQIAWVICRPKGEQDAKGRPRWLTLIRSLLSGIYTIDNLDFVLRDAYMSGYSQRAFDLERLLHYSFFTDRGLTIHDRGIEALIRFMSARAELFRTIYFHRTVRAIDLTLADLFVESRNYFFPESPLEQLQAYQQFTESSLLVDVARWDQSSDATQRELGLRWRKLLRREIDWQMVCQRSLVFDEQSTESSSVFNRPEWVEQSVRRELPAAFQDVPLRIDIARHIYRPHTSGPAKRQNFLYDSARDEVRPLNDNELFRHLPVSHRICRVYAQAAELAPVVAQAIDRLLGRHVVDDVTNM